The Pseudomonas sp. G2-4 genome window below encodes:
- a CDS encoding alanyl-tRNA editing protein yields the protein MTLRLFFHSDDLQANVEVLDCSPRENEFAVVLRDTLFHPQGGGQPYDTGWIGESQVLRVVQDGSEVIHYVDNPVALGMTSIRVDEQRRRLNSRLHSAGHLIGHFAETRGWTPIKAHHWPGESRVQFQPGENPQELDRSIIQQGIDRWIAEDLPRLIALREGTREVGFGELAAYGCGGTHVRRLQELGAVTIASLSQKKGTLSVHYHVD from the coding sequence GTGACCCTCCGCCTCTTTTTCCATAGCGATGATCTCCAGGCCAATGTGGAAGTCCTGGATTGCAGCCCCAGGGAAAATGAATTTGCCGTGGTCCTGCGTGACACGCTGTTCCATCCTCAGGGCGGTGGTCAGCCCTACGACACCGGATGGATCGGTGAAAGCCAGGTCCTGCGCGTTGTCCAGGACGGATCAGAGGTCATTCATTACGTCGACAACCCTGTGGCCCTGGGCATGACCTCGATCCGTGTGGATGAGCAACGGAGACGATTGAATTCTCGCCTGCACTCGGCCGGGCACCTGATCGGCCATTTCGCCGAAACCCGTGGGTGGACGCCAATCAAGGCTCATCACTGGCCAGGCGAAAGCCGCGTGCAGTTCCAGCCAGGGGAAAATCCTCAGGAACTGGACAGATCAATCATCCAGCAAGGCATCGATAGATGGATTGCCGAGGATCTGCCTCGCCTGATCGCATTGCGCGAAGGTACGCGAGAAGTCGGTTTCGGTGAGCTGGCCGCCTATGGCTGCGGCGGCACTCACGTGCGGCGCCTGCAGGAACTGGGAGCAGTCACCATTGCCTCACTTTCACAGAAGAAAGGCACCTTGTCGGTTCACTACCACGTGGACTGA
- a CDS encoding alcohol dehydrogenase catalytic domain-containing protein — MLPADGIEIEIVLSGICGTDLAVLSGREEGQVGIVRGHEAVGVVVNVGAGVTRTRKGMRVVVDPNEYCGNCEHCKSAKTHLCSGDSNAGLNIAGVNKHGTFAERFMTRECFVHCIPDDMSWETAVLIEPVACILNNIEQASIKAGERVLLLGSGPMSLVAQLLLRAMGVYTRATDLNTFRIKFGRSLGLDIVRPEELEQPGQPLEKFDVVIDTVGHQLEAAASVVGRGGRIVLFGFNGNYKYSLPVKHFLVNAISIIAAGEYNQHFPQALRIAHKLPDLGKLVTHRYPLEAYSAVFDSLLNDPSAPTVKSVFTPNPKHLSR, encoded by the coding sequence GTGCTACCTGCCGACGGTATAGAAATAGAAATCGTACTATCCGGTATTTGCGGGACAGATCTGGCGGTGTTGTCAGGGCGTGAAGAAGGACAAGTGGGAATCGTTCGTGGTCATGAAGCGGTCGGCGTCGTTGTCAATGTAGGGGCCGGTGTCACACGCACGCGTAAAGGTATGCGTGTGGTTGTAGACCCCAACGAATATTGCGGTAACTGTGAACACTGTAAATCAGCTAAAACCCATCTATGTAGCGGTGATTCAAATGCGGGTCTGAACATCGCCGGTGTCAACAAGCACGGTACTTTTGCAGAGCGCTTTATGACGCGCGAGTGCTTTGTACACTGCATCCCAGACGATATGAGCTGGGAAACAGCCGTCTTGATTGAACCCGTAGCGTGCATTTTAAACAACATCGAACAAGCCTCCATTAAAGCGGGAGAGCGGGTACTGCTTCTCGGGTCGGGCCCGATGAGCCTGGTCGCGCAACTGCTTTTGCGCGCCATGGGTGTATATACACGTGCTACCGATTTGAATACCTTTCGAATTAAATTCGGCCGATCCCTGGGCTTGGATATTGTGCGCCCTGAAGAACTTGAACAGCCTGGGCAGCCCCTCGAAAAATTTGATGTTGTCATCGATACCGTGGGTCATCAGCTGGAAGCAGCTGCCAGTGTTGTTGGCCGAGGCGGTAGGATCGTCCTGTTCGGATTTAACGGAAACTATAAATACTCGCTCCCGGTAAAGCATTTTCTAGTCAATGCCATCAGCATCATTGCAGCGGGAGAGTACAACCAGCACTTTCCACAGGCGTTGCGCATTGCTCATAAGCTCCCTGACCTTGGAAAACTGGTCACCCATCGTTACCCCCTTGAAGCGTATTCAGCAGTCTTCGATAGTTTGTTGAACGATCCTTCCGCGCCCACAGTAAAAAGCGTTTTCACGCCCAATCCCAAGCACCTGTCACGCTAA